Below is a window of Arthrobacter sp. SLBN-112 DNA.
CAGCGGCACGCAGGTTGAAGCGGGCCATCACGTTGGTATAGAGGTTGTCGTTCACCACGGCCGTGTACTCGTCGGGGCCGGTGACACCGTGGATGTGGAAGAGCCCGTCCTTGCCGAAGAAGCCCAGGGAGATCCACATCCGGGCGGTCTCGATCAGGAGTTCAGCGCCCATCCCGTCCCGGAACGCCGCATCGCCGGTAGCCCAGAGGTACCGGTTGGTGGCGAACGCAATCGCTGCCGCGATGTGGAACTGGGCCGTTCCGGCAGCGTAATAGGCACTTGCCTCGAGCCCGTTGATGGTACGCCACGGGAAGAGCGCACCATCCACGCTCAGCTCCTTGGCCCGGATCTTTGCCTCTGGAAGCATGCCGTGGCGGAACTCCAGCACCTGCCGCGCGCCGTCGGGATTTGTGTAGGTGAGGTAGGGCAGCAGGTACACCTCCTGGTCCCAGAAGTAGTGCCCCTCGTAGCCGGAGCCGGTCACGCCCTTGGCAGGGATGCCGGCAACGTCGGCGCGTGCCGTGGCCTGGGCCAGCTGGAACAGGTTCCAGCGGATGGCCTGCTGCAACCCGGGGCTGCCGCCGCCCACAACTATGTCTGACGTGGCCCAGTAGCCGCGGTAATGGGCCATGCTCTCGGCAAAGATCTCGTTGACCGGGCGGAGGGCTTCCTCGGCCACAGCTGCTGCGTCGACGCCGGGGTCCTGGACGGGACGGCCGGCGGCGTAGCTGACACTCTTTTCCAGCCGGAAGGGCTCGTCCGGGTCCACTGCCAGGACATAGCGGACGCTGCTGTCGTCCTGGTCCACCAGGGTTTCGAAGGGCTGGTGCCCCGCGGAGGTCCAGTGGTCCACGGCCAGGCCCACGCGTTGCTTGGATTCGGCGGCCTCCCAGGACAGGCGCAGCGAACCGTCGCCGCCATCAAGGCGCACCGGGAGCAGCACGCGTCCGGCGTGGCGGCCGGACCGTCGCGGATCGTGCACGGAGTGGTCTTCCACCGGCTGGTCCTGGCGGTTGATGACCTGTGAGGTGACGTCCAGCGAGACCTGCCGGTCCGTGGCCACCTCGAGCGAGATGCCGAGGCAGCCGCGGGACTCGAAGCCCACGGCGCGCCGTTCGGTGGTGGTCACGGCAGCCCCGGACCGGCACTGCCAGGTGATGCGGCATTCATACATTCCGGTGGAGAAGTCAACGGTTCGGCGGTATTCCAGGACCTCGGACTCGGCGAGGCTGAGGGTTTCGCCGTCCACCACCACCGCGAAGTTGTTGGCGTCCGGAATGTAGAGGATGCGCTGCCCGGTCCGGGCGAACCCGAAGGCGTTTTCCGCGTGCTTGATGTCCCAGATTTCGTGCAGGCCGTTGATGAAGCTGCCCGGCAGCCCGGCGTCTGCTGCCGCCCAGTGGGCGCCGCGGATGCCCAGGTGCCCGTTTCCGAGCGCAAACAGTGTCTCGAGGGTTCCCGCGTCACCTGCCTCATGGCGGGTTTCAACGAGTTGCCAGGGGGTGTCGGGGAACCGTTCGCGGTCCGCGGTGATGACTGCCATGGTGGGGATCCTTTTGGCCTTGCCGGGTGCCGCCGGGGGCGGGCACGAGGTATTCGGGGGAAATGCGCTGCTCGGATTGGTGCCACGTTGGGGTGGCGGCACCGGTTGCCCGGAGGCGGGGGGCGGGCAACACCGGATTAGGGAATGAGTTCCTGAAGGTCGTTGACCACCAGGGTGGCGCCGGCATCCAGGAGCGTCTGCCGGCCGGCACCGCGGTCCACCCCAATGACGGAGTGGAACGATCCGGCCCGTCCGGCCTGCACGCCGGACACGGCGTCTTCCACCACCACGCACTCCGCACTGGAGAGGTCCAGCAGTTTCGCGGCGTATTTGTAGGTGGCCGGGCTCGGTTTGCCGGGCAGGCCCTGCTCCGCGGCCACCACGCCGTCCACCACCACGGGGAAGTGGTGGCTGAGCCCGGCCGCCTGCAGGACAGCGGGCGCGTTCCGGGAGGATGAGACGACGGCGACCTTGAGTCCCTGCGCGAGCACCGCTTCCAGGAACCGCACCGAGCCTTCGAACGGTTCGACGCCGGCGCTGACGATGTCGTTGAAGAGCTTGTTCTTCCGGTTGCCCAGGCCGTGGACCGTTTCGTGGGCGGGGTCGTCGTCGAGCGGGCCTTCGGGCAGCGTGATTCCGCGGGATGAAAGGAAGTCCCGCACCCCGTCAAAACGGGGCTTGCCGTCGATGTGGTCGAAGTAGTCGCTTTCGCGGTACCCGGGAACGTCCGGATGGGAGGCCAGGTAGCCGTCGAACAGTTCCTGCCAGGCGCGCTCGTGCACGGTGGCCGTGGGCGTCAGTACTCCGTCGAGGTCGAACAGGATTGCGGCGGCGCCGGTCCAGTCGGTGGTCCCGGGCGACGTGTGGTGTGTCATCAGCGGTGCGGTGTCCTTTCAGTCTGCGGACAGCCGGCCCCGCCGGTGCGGCCACAGGAGACTCCTGTGCTCAAGCGCACAGCAGCATCTCCGTGTCCGCCCACTGCAGGACCGATCATGGCCACAGACGAGTGTAAGCGCTTGCAAATTTGACTGGCAACTGTTTTTTCTGCGCGCCGGCAGCATCCGCCTAAGGTTCAGCGCAGCACGTAGTGACGCAGGAAGGCACTGACGTCAACCATCTCGGCCTTGGACATGGCGTGACCCATGCCCGGGTAGGTCCGGGCCGTCAGCAACGTGTTCTCCGCCAGCCATTCGGCGGTGTAGGCGGTGGCGTCTTCGTTGATTACCAGGTCTGCCTTGTCCCGCCCCCAGAAGAAGGGCTTCTTGGTCTCGAAGGAGTCCATGGTGGACAGGAGTTCGTTGTTGAGCACGAACCCGGACAGTCCAACGACGGCTTTGTAGTCGTCAGGGTGCAGCCGCAGGAGCGTGGTCGCCATCGCCATCCCCTGGGAATAGCCCACCAGGGTGACGCTGCTGTGCTGGTCCCTGACCGAACTGATCCAGGCCCGCACGGAGGTGGCGGCGGAGATGACGTCCGCGAAGTCGTTGGCCAGGAAATAGTCCAGCAGGAACCATCCCCAGTGGTCGCCAATGGGCATGGGAGCACGCAGCGCGGCGAAGGTGAACTCCCGGGGCAGGTGCTCGAAGAGGCGCACCATCCGGGACTCGTCCGTGCCGTAGCCATGCATCATCACCAGCAAGGGCGTACCGGCGCGCAGCTTTTCGGGTTTGGACCACACTACTGTTTCCACCGGACCAGCGTAGCGACGCAAGCACGCCATCCCGGCAGGGTGATTGAATCCGGTACCGCCGGGAGGTAGCGTGTCGCCTGACAGACAGCATGCTTAGCAGTGGCACCATACGTAACACTTTCCCGTAACGCCATACCAGTGCCGCACTGGACGCGGCCATAAGGAGCACGTCATGAGAATCGGCTCGTCAATCTTCCTCATCGCCCTCGGCGCCATCCTTGCCTGGGCCGTGGCTCCGGGACTGATCCCCTTCGTGGACCAGCAGCTGGTGGGCTACATCCTGATCGCCGTGGGCGTGATCGGCCTGATCGCCTCGCTGATCCTGGCCTCCCCCGGCCGGAGCCGCCGCGTCAGCGAGTCCCGTTCGGTCATCGATCCCAACACGGGCGAGCGCATCACCCGCAACGAAACGCGAGACGGCGGCATCTAAGCAAAAGCGGAACGCGGGACCCAGAGCCCGGAGAACAGCCATGAACCCGGAAGGCCGGGCTGGACCACCACACGTCCAGCCCGGCCTTCCCGTTTCTGAGGAAGCTCTTCGAACCCGGATTTTGTTTCGTGTGGGTTTCCATTGACAAACCAACATAACCAAAGATAAAGTCAAGTAACTCAACATCAATGTGATGCCAGTCACGCAGGAACCTACGCAACGGAGGGTAAGTGTTCGCCGAAGAGCGCCAGCAAAAGATTGCCGAGCTTGTCGCCGGCAACGGCCGGGTCAGCGTGACCCTGCTGGCTGAGCGCTTCCGCATCACTACCGAAACCGTGCGCAGGGACCTCGCCGCCTTGGAGAACGCGGGCACCGTCCGCCGCGTCCATGGCGGCGCCGTGGCTGCCGACCGCTTCAGCACCACCGAAGAAAGCGTCACCGAGCGCGCCATCCAGCGGCCGGACCAGAAGATCCGCATCGCAGAAGCCGCACTCGCGCTGATCCCACGGAACTCGCCGGCCAGCGTCCTGATGGACGGCGGCACCACCACCGAGGTGCTCGCGGACATGCTGGCGCGGCGCACCGCCGTCGAACCGTTCGACGGAACCGGCCCGCACCACGAACTGGTGGTCATCACCCATGCTGTCCCCATCGCCAGCAAGCTCTCCAACGTTCCCGGCGTTGCCCTGCAAATCCTGGGCGGGCGGGTCCGCGGAATCACCCAGGTGGCCGTGGGCCAGGCAACGGTGGACTCCGCCTCCCGCATCCGCCCCGACATAGCCTTCATTGGCACCAACGGCATCCACGCCACTTTTGGCGTCAGCACTCCCGATCCTGAAGAAGCCGCCGTCAAGGCAGCCTTCGTCCAATCGGCACGCCGCATTGTGGTGCTGGCCGATTCCTCCAAGCTGGACACGGAAACCCTGGTCCAGTTCGCCTCCCTGAAAGATCTGGACACCTTGATCACAGACAGTGAACCCGGGCCGGAACTCGCGGCCGCCCTGGAAGACGCCGGCGTAGACGTGGTGGTCGCATGATTGTCACCTTCACGGCCAACCCCAGCCTTGACCGCACCGTTGCCCTGCCCGGCCCGCTGGCCCGCGGTGAGGTGCAGCGTGCCGTCTCCGTCCGGCAGGAGTCCGGCGGCAAGGGAGTGAATGTCTCCCGCGCCCTGGTGGCATCCGGCCTCGAGTCCCTGGCCGTCCTCCCTGGAGCAGACAGCGATCCCGTCCTCGCCGGCCTGCGCGAGCAGGCGGTGCCGTTCGTGTCCCTGCCCATCGACGAGCCGCTGCGGACCAATGTGGCGCTCACCGAACCCGGCGGCGTGACCACCAAGATCAACGAACCCGGGCCCGTCCTGGCGGCAGACCAGCAGGAAGCGCTCATCAAGCTGCTGCTGGAAAGCTCGCGCGGCGCCAGCTGGGTGGTCCTGGCCGGCTCGCTGCCGCCTGGATTCCCGGACAACTTCTACGCCATGGTGGCCCGTCGGATCAGGGAGGCAGGCAATGGCACTGCGCCCCTGATCGCCGTCGACTCCTCCGGGGCGCCCCTGGCCGCTTCCCTGACCGACGCCGGAACGTCCGACGACGGCACGGGCAGCGGCGCAACAACCCCAGGTTCCGGGAAACCGGACCTCCTCAAACCCAACGCCGAAGAACTGGCTGAGCTGGCCGCAGCCGCGGGTTTTGCCCCGGCCACCGGAGACGAGCTGGAAGCGGACCCGGCTGCTGCCGCAGCCGCCGCAGCCGCCGTCGTTCGCTCCGGCGTGGGTGCTGTGCTGGCAACTCTCGGTTCCAAGGGAGCTGTCCTTGTAACGGCCGACGGCGCGTGGCTGGCCACGCACCCGCCGGTCGCCGCAGTCAGCACGGTGGGCGCGGGCGACTCCGCGCTGGCCGGCTACCTGCTCGCCCACGGCCGGGGATCCGCCCCGGCCGACTGCCTTCGTCAGGCGGTGGCCCACGGTGCCGCCGCTGCCTCGCTGCCGGGTTCCACTGTTCCGGCAGTACACCAAACCACCCCGGATGCCGTAATCATCACGGCCCTTCGAAAGGATTGACAGTGACTCAGCTCATCACCACGGAACTGGTCGAGCTCGACCAGAACCTGGGTAACGCGCCCGAAGCGGTGATCCGGCATCTGGCAAGCAAGGTAGCTGCCGCCGGACGCGCCACAGAAGTCGAAGGCCTCTTCGCCGATGCCTTCGCCCGCGAGCAGGAAACCGCCACCGGCATCCCCGGCGGCATCGCCATCCCGCACTGCCGCTCGGCCGCCGTCACGGTTCCCACCCTGGCCATGGCCCGCCTGGACCCGAAGGTGGACTTCGGCGCCAAGGACGGCCCGGCGGACCTGGTGTTCTTCATCGCCGCCCCGGACGGCGCTGACCAGGAGCACCTGAAGCTGCTCTCCAAACTGGCCCGCTCCCTGATCAAGAAGGACTTCACGGCCGCGCTGCGCAACGCCGCTTCCGAGGCAGAGATCGTGGAACTCGTCGAAGGTGCCTTGACGGACAAGCCTGCCGCGCACGCTGCCGCTCCCGTGGCGGATGCAGTTCCGGTGGCTGCCGGCGTTGGCGCAGCGGGCGCCGCCGGCTCCGCTTCCGGCGCTCCCGCCACCGGTGCCGCAGGCTCAGGCGGACGCGGCCCCAAGCGCCTCGTAGCCGTGACGGCCTGCCCCACCGGCATCGCCCACACTTACATGGCAGCCGATTCCCTCGTGGCGGCTGCCCGGGAAATGGGCGTGGACCTGCAGGTGGAGACCCAGGGCTCATCCGGTGCCAAGGCATTGGACCCCGCCGTCATCGCCGCCGCGGACGCCGTGATCTTCGCGGTCGACGTGGACGTGCGCGGGAAGGAGCGTTTTGCCGGCAAACCCGTCATCAACGCCCCCGTGAAGCGCGGCATCGACGAACCGGACAAGATGGTCCAGGAAGCGCTCGCCGCAGCCGACAACCCGCACGCCCGCCGCGTCCCGCACTTCGGTGCCGAGGAACAGGCCGAACACGAAGCCGAGGAGAGGGGCGAGCACATCGGGCAGAAGCTGAAGAAGGCCCTGCTCACCGGTGTCAGCTACATGATTCCGTTCGTGGCAGGTGGCGGCCTCCTGATCGCCCTTGGCTTCCTCATGGGCGGCTACCTGATCACCAAATACGCGGACAATATCGTTGTCCAGAACAGCCTCTTCAACCTGCCTACCGAGTTCCCTGACAACGCGTGGGGTCCGCTGGGCGCCTACCTGGGCGCGGTGCTGTTCAAGATCGGTGCCCTTTCGCTGGGCTTCCTGGTCCCGGCGCTGGCCGGCTACATCGCCTACGCGATCGCTGACCGGCCGGGTATCGCCCCCGGTTTCGTCGCCGGAGCCGTGGCCGGCTTCATGGGAGCCGGCTTCCTCGGCGGTATCGTCGGCGGCCTGCTCGCCGGTTACATCGCCCACATGGTGGGCCGCCTGCAGGTAGCCCGCTGGCTGCGTGGCCTGATGCCCGTGGTGATCATCCCGCTGCTGGCATCGCTGGTGGCGTCCGGCCTGATGTTCCTGATCCTGGGCGGCCCGATCGTGGCCATCACCAAGGGCCTGAACGCCTGGTTGTCCGGCCTGACCGGTGCCGGCGCCATCGCGCTCGGCGTGATCCTGGGCCTGATGATGTGCTTCGACCTCGGCGGCCCGGTCAACAAGGTTGCCTACTCCTTCGCCGTCGCCGGCCTGGGTGCGGCTACCATCGACAACCAGGCGCCCTGGCAGATCATGGCAGCGGTCATGGCCTCCGGCATGGTTCCCCCGCTGGCCATGGCGCTGGCGTCAACGGTCCTGAACAAGAAGCTCTTCAGCCTCGCGGAGCAGGAAAACGGCAAGGCCGCCTGGTTGCTGGGGGCGTCCTTCATCTCCGAAGGTGCCATCCCGTTCGCCGCGGCCGATCCCCTGCGCGTCATCCCCGCCAGCATGCTGGGCGGCGCGGTGACCGGAGCCATCTCGATGGCGGCAGGCGTCGGATCCAAGGCACCGCACGGCGGCATCTTCGTCTTCTTCGCCATCGACAACTTCGTGATGTTCGTCGTCTCGATCGTGGTGGGTACGGTAGTTACGGCCCTGTCGGTGATCGCTCTCAAACGCTGGGCAGTCAAGAAGACCGTTGATACGGTTGAACCGGTTCCCGTGACCGTCTAAGCCGGCCCCGACCCACCTATCCTCCCGGCGCTGAACCGTCAGCACGCCGAACGACTAAGGAGCAACAATGCCAGAACGCACCGCAACCGTCGCCAGTCGAGTGGGCCTGCACGCACGCCCCGCCGCCATCTTCGCTGAGGCGGCAGGCGAGTTCGAACTGGAGATCACCATCGCCCGTGAAGGGGAGCCGGCAGACGAGGCGATGGATGCCGCCAGCATCCTGTCCCTCATGAGCCTGGGCGCCTCGCACGGCGACGTAGTGGTCCTCCGCGCCGAAGGCGCCGGTGCGGACGACGCCCTGGAGCGCCTGGTGCAGATCCTGGAAACGGATCACGACGCCGAGTAGCAGCCATGCTGCCTTGCAGCACACAGCCGGCGGCCGCCGTCGGGCTTCCCCAGGGGAACGCCCGACGGCGGCCGTTTGGCTTTCAGCGTCAAGCCTCCTTCGGGAGGCCTGGCGGTCAGCCCCGTTCGGCGATGGCCTTCACGTCAGCAACCAGCTTGTCCCACATCGCCCGGGAGTGCGCTGCGGCTTCTTCGCTGGGGTTGTTGTCCTGGGCCAGCGTCAGCCTCGTGGCGCCGCCCTGGTCCTCCAGGGTCCATTCGAGCGTGTGGTAGTTCCCGGGTTCATCCGGCTGGCCGGACAACGGGC
It encodes the following:
- a CDS encoding fructose-specific PTS transporter subunit EIIC translates to MTQLITTELVELDQNLGNAPEAVIRHLASKVAAAGRATEVEGLFADAFAREQETATGIPGGIAIPHCRSAAVTVPTLAMARLDPKVDFGAKDGPADLVFFIAAPDGADQEHLKLLSKLARSLIKKDFTAALRNAASEAEIVELVEGALTDKPAAHAAAPVADAVPVAAGVGAAGAAGSASGAPATGAAGSGGRGPKRLVAVTACPTGIAHTYMAADSLVAAAREMGVDLQVETQGSSGAKALDPAVIAAADAVIFAVDVDVRGKERFAGKPVINAPVKRGIDEPDKMVQEALAAADNPHARRVPHFGAEEQAEHEAEERGEHIGQKLKKALLTGVSYMIPFVAGGGLLIALGFLMGGYLITKYADNIVVQNSLFNLPTEFPDNAWGPLGAYLGAVLFKIGALSLGFLVPALAGYIAYAIADRPGIAPGFVAGAVAGFMGAGFLGGIVGGLLAGYIAHMVGRLQVARWLRGLMPVVIIPLLASLVASGLMFLILGGPIVAITKGLNAWLSGLTGAGAIALGVILGLMMCFDLGGPVNKVAYSFAVAGLGAATIDNQAPWQIMAAVMASGMVPPLAMALASTVLNKKLFSLAEQENGKAAWLLGASFISEGAIPFAAADPLRVIPASMLGGAVTGAISMAAGVGSKAPHGGIFVFFAIDNFVMFVVSIVVGTVVTALSVIALKRWAVKKTVDTVEPVPVTV
- a CDS encoding HAD-IA family hydrolase, yielding MTHHTSPGTTDWTGAAAILFDLDGVLTPTATVHERAWQELFDGYLASHPDVPGYRESDYFDHIDGKPRFDGVRDFLSSRGITLPEGPLDDDPAHETVHGLGNRKNKLFNDIVSAGVEPFEGSVRFLEAVLAQGLKVAVVSSSRNAPAVLQAAGLSHHFPVVVDGVVAAEQGLPGKPSPATYKYAAKLLDLSSAECVVVEDAVSGVQAGRAGSFHSVIGVDRGAGRQTLLDAGATLVVNDLQELIP
- a CDS encoding dienelactone hydrolase family protein — translated: METVVWSKPEKLRAGTPLLVMMHGYGTDESRMVRLFEHLPREFTFAALRAPMPIGDHWGWFLLDYFLANDFADVISAATSVRAWISSVRDQHSSVTLVGYSQGMAMATTLLRLHPDDYKAVVGLSGFVLNNELLSTMDSFETKKPFFWGRDKADLVINEDATAYTAEWLAENTLLTARTYPGMGHAMSKAEMVDVSAFLRHYVLR
- a CDS encoding DeoR/GlpR family DNA-binding transcription regulator; protein product: MFAEERQQKIAELVAGNGRVSVTLLAERFRITTETVRRDLAALENAGTVRRVHGGAVAADRFSTTEESVTERAIQRPDQKIRIAEAALALIPRNSPASVLMDGGTTTEVLADMLARRTAVEPFDGTGPHHELVVITHAVPIASKLSNVPGVALQILGGRVRGITQVAVGQATVDSASRIRPDIAFIGTNGIHATFGVSTPDPEEAAVKAAFVQSARRIVVLADSSKLDTETLVQFASLKDLDTLITDSEPGPELAAALEDAGVDVVVA
- a CDS encoding 1-phosphofructokinase family hexose kinase, translating into MIVTFTANPSLDRTVALPGPLARGEVQRAVSVRQESGGKGVNVSRALVASGLESLAVLPGADSDPVLAGLREQAVPFVSLPIDEPLRTNVALTEPGGVTTKINEPGPVLAADQQEALIKLLLESSRGASWVVLAGSLPPGFPDNFYAMVARRIREAGNGTAPLIAVDSSGAPLAASLTDAGTSDDGTGSGATTPGSGKPDLLKPNAEELAELAAAAGFAPATGDELEADPAAAAAAAAAVVRSGVGAVLATLGSKGAVLVTADGAWLATHPPVAAVSTVGAGDSALAGYLLAHGRGSAPADCLRQAVAHGAAAASLPGSTVPAVHQTTPDAVIITALRKD
- a CDS encoding HPr family phosphocarrier protein codes for the protein MPERTATVASRVGLHARPAAIFAEAAGEFELEITIAREGEPADEAMDAASILSLMSLGASHGDVVVLRAEGAGADDALERLVQILETDHDAE
- a CDS encoding DUF6458 family protein, which translates into the protein MRIGSSIFLIALGAILAWAVAPGLIPFVDQQLVGYILIAVGVIGLIASLILASPGRSRRVSESRSVIDPNTGERITRNETRDGGI